A window of Formosa sp. Hel1_31_208 contains these coding sequences:
- the dut gene encoding dUTP diphosphatase, protein MQIKIINKSAHPLPHYETIASAGMDLRANLSESRTLKPLERSIVGTGLFIELPIGIEAQVRPRSGLAAKKGITVLNAPGTVDADYRGEIGVILVNLSNEDFEINNGERIAQLVIAKHERAEWLETTELTDTERGAGGFGSTGVK, encoded by the coding sequence ATGCAAATTAAAATTATAAATAAATCAGCACACCCATTACCACATTATGAGACAATTGCCTCTGCTGGAATGGATTTACGCGCTAATTTATCTGAATCTAGAACTCTTAAGCCTCTAGAGAGAAGTATTGTAGGAACAGGATTATTCATAGAACTTCCCATAGGCATTGAAGCCCAGGTCCGACCAAGAAGTGGTTTGGCCGCTAAAAAAGGAATCACTGTCTTAAATGCTCCAGGAACAGTAGATGCCGATTACAGAGGAGAAATAGGTGTTATTCTTGTGAATCTGTCTAATGAGGATTTTGAAATTAATAATGGTGAACGAATTGCACAATTAGTAATTGCTAAACACGAGCGAGCCGAATGGCTAGAAACTACAGAACTAACAGATACCGAAAGAGGAGCTGGTGGTTTTGGAAGTACAGGCGTTAAATAA
- a CDS encoding sugar phosphate nucleotidyltransferase: MKIIVPMAGRGSRLRPHSLTVPKPLIPIAGQPIVHRLVKDIAKVLKQPIDEIAFVLGDPAWFGDDVVNSLKDLANSLGAKPSIYRQDQPLGTGHAIMCAKPSLTGPAVIAYADTLIRAEFDLDPTADSVIWTKKVSNPEAYGVVKLNENDEIIELVEKPETFVSNQAVIGIYYFKDVAILKDKLQDVLDQNVMNGGEYQINDGIKRMMAEGRIFKTGTVDEWMDCGNKNVTLETNAKMLGFIKADGDEQMIANSIVNDNSTIIEPCYIGEHVSLRNCTVGPNVSIGNQCVIENSTVKNSLIQNHTSIKNANLDHAMIGNHVTFDGNFEAISIGDYSILE; the protein is encoded by the coding sequence ATGAAAATAATAGTACCAATGGCTGGTCGAGGCTCCAGACTTCGCCCGCACAGTTTAACTGTACCAAAACCATTAATACCAATTGCAGGTCAACCCATTGTGCATCGATTGGTAAAAGATATCGCCAAAGTTTTAAAACAACCTATTGATGAAATTGCGTTTGTTTTAGGTGACCCTGCATGGTTTGGTGATGATGTGGTTAATAGCTTAAAAGACCTCGCCAATAGCTTGGGAGCTAAACCATCTATTTATAGACAAGATCAACCATTAGGAACTGGTCATGCCATTATGTGCGCTAAACCGTCACTTACAGGCCCAGCGGTTATTGCCTATGCCGATACTTTAATTCGTGCAGAATTTGATTTAGATCCTACAGCTGATAGTGTAATCTGGACTAAAAAAGTTAGTAATCCGGAGGCTTATGGTGTTGTCAAATTAAATGAGAATGATGAAATCATTGAATTGGTAGAAAAACCTGAAACATTCGTCAGTAACCAAGCTGTTATTGGGATTTATTATTTTAAAGATGTGGCTATCTTAAAAGATAAATTACAAGACGTATTAGACCAGAACGTTATGAATGGTGGTGAATATCAAATCAACGATGGCATTAAACGTATGATGGCTGAGGGTAGAATCTTTAAAACAGGAACGGTTGATGAGTGGATGGATTGCGGAAATAAAAACGTCACTTTAGAGACCAATGCTAAAATGCTCGGGTTTATAAAAGCTGATGGTGATGAGCAGATGATTGCAAACTCTATTGTGAACGATAATTCTACCATCATTGAGCCTTGTTACATTGGAGAGCATGTGAGCTTGCGTAATTGTACTGTTGGGCCTAATGTATCGATTGGAAATCAATGTGTTATTGAAAATTCAACAGTTAAAAATAGCTTAATTCAAAACCATACTAGTATTAAAAACGCTAATTTAGACCACGCTATGATTGGGAATCACGTGACTTTTGACGGAAACTTTGAAGCCATCAGTATTGGTGATTATTCAATTTTGGAATAA
- a CDS encoding lipopolysaccharide assembly protein LapB: protein MKIKLYILLFCFGILLFPQNMSAQVDFNKRPDDDLGNVEDKFQEYFFEGLKQKGIENYQKSANAFLKCIELNDSDPVLYFELGKNYKALKNFGAAEDALKKAVAKSPENEWFLDELYDVYIQQNEMDKALKTVKQLVKFHPDYKQDLATLYYELKKYKDALKLLDEMDEQFGYNQDRDFLRNRIYDVTGNDDDRIENLEERVKSNPEDESNYLRLIFRYSETGETKKAFDAAKRLLQLNPESQLVHLALYKFYLDDGHTANAINSMKVVLTSPVIKPEAKTKVLNDFVKFVSINPEHEADLIEITSLVSEDKSVKTLLELGAYYLKANDKEKALSYYKEALQQDPNEFKIIRDVLLLQIDLNKDAEAAQKSMEALDIFPAQPILYLINGVANNKLKQPTKAIESLEMGLDFVIENPKMEADFYTQLSYSYKQVNNISQSETFAKKAAALLKEQ, encoded by the coding sequence ATGAAAATTAAACTCTATATTCTACTGTTTTGCTTTGGAATACTCCTATTTCCGCAGAATATGTCTGCGCAAGTTGATTTCAACAAACGCCCTGATGACGATTTAGGAAATGTCGAAGATAAATTTCAGGAGTATTTTTTCGAAGGCTTAAAACAAAAGGGAATCGAAAACTACCAGAAATCGGCAAATGCCTTTTTGAAGTGTATCGAATTAAACGATAGTGATCCTGTTCTATACTTTGAATTAGGGAAGAACTACAAAGCACTTAAGAATTTTGGCGCAGCCGAGGATGCTTTAAAAAAAGCTGTAGCTAAGTCACCTGAAAATGAGTGGTTTTTAGATGAGCTTTATGATGTTTATATCCAGCAAAATGAAATGGATAAAGCACTTAAAACTGTAAAACAGTTGGTTAAGTTTCACCCTGACTATAAACAAGATTTGGCAACATTATATTACGAATTAAAAAAATATAAAGATGCGCTCAAATTGTTAGATGAAATGGATGAGCAGTTTGGCTATAATCAGGATAGAGATTTTTTACGGAATAGAATATATGATGTAACGGGTAACGACGATGACCGTATTGAAAATCTTGAGGAACGTGTGAAAAGTAATCCAGAGGACGAGTCCAACTACTTGCGTCTTATTTTTAGATATAGTGAAACGGGAGAGACTAAAAAAGCCTTTGATGCGGCAAAACGCTTATTGCAATTAAATCCTGAATCTCAACTCGTACATCTGGCATTGTATAAATTTTATTTAGATGATGGTCATACTGCAAATGCTATTAATTCGATGAAGGTGGTACTAACAAGTCCAGTGATTAAACCCGAGGCAAAAACAAAAGTATTAAATGACTTTGTGAAATTTGTATCTATAAACCCCGAACATGAAGCAGATCTTATTGAAATCACGTCCTTAGTAAGTGAAGATAAAAGTGTGAAGACTTTATTAGAGTTGGGGGCCTATTATTTAAAGGCTAACGATAAAGAAAAAGCACTAAGTTACTATAAAGAGGCCTTGCAGCAAGACCCTAATGAGTTCAAAATTATTAGAGATGTGTTATTGCTTCAAATTGACTTAAACAAAGATGCAGAAGCCGCTCAAAAAAGCATGGAAGCATTGGATATATTCCCAGCACAGCCCATTTTATATCTCATTAACGGTGTTGCTAATAACAAACTGAAACAACCAACAAAAGCCATAGAAAGCTTAGAAATGGGATTAGACTTTGTGATTGAAAACCCAAAAATGGAAGCCGATTTTTACACACAACTAAGCTATTCCTACAAGCAAGTTAATAATATTAGTCAATCTGAGACGTTTGCTAAAAAGGCAGCTGCCTTATTGAAAGAACAATAG
- a CDS encoding DUF4292 domain-containing protein — protein MRIFKIILLCLFVALGISCKSGRSIVASGEVDVKLSAKQLIKESGKRNARFKTLQAKVKIDIIQDLKESSYTVNLRMEKDKTIWISATLGLARAMITPNRVQFYDKINNQYFDGNYKLLSDLLGVELNFEKVQSLLIGEPLYNLKDDIYIISMSDNSYILQPKDQNALLELFLLFNPSHFKMDSQQLLQPLKKRFLQIDYLGYQDVEKEILPQNIKIIAVEDTEELNVVLEYKSVSVNEEVRFPFRIPSGFDEIILFDAK, from the coding sequence ATGAGAATCTTTAAAATCATATTGCTTTGCTTGTTTGTTGCATTAGGCATTTCTTGTAAATCAGGACGAAGTATTGTGGCTTCAGGCGAGGTAGATGTTAAGCTATCTGCCAAACAACTTATTAAAGAAAGCGGAAAGCGTAATGCTAGATTTAAAACTCTTCAAGCTAAAGTCAAAATTGATATTATTCAAGATTTAAAAGAATCATCCTATACCGTGAATTTGCGAATGGAAAAAGACAAAACCATTTGGATAAGTGCAACTCTTGGTTTAGCCCGAGCCATGATTACACCAAATCGGGTGCAATTTTACGATAAAATCAACAACCAGTATTTTGATGGTAACTACAAATTACTTAGTGACCTTCTTGGCGTTGAGTTGAATTTTGAAAAAGTCCAAAGTTTACTCATAGGAGAGCCGCTTTATAATCTGAAAGATGATATCTATATCATTTCAATGAGTGACAACTCATATATTTTACAGCCAAAAGATCAAAATGCTTTATTAGAATTGTTCTTGTTGTTCAATCCGTCACATTTTAAGATGGATTCACAACAATTATTACAACCGTTAAAAAAACGCTTTTTGCAAATAGATTATTTAGGGTATCAAGATGTTGAAAAAGAAATTTTACCACAAAATATTAAAATTATTGCTGTTGAAGATACCGAAGAACTTAATGTGGTTCTTGAATATAAATCGGTTTCTGTGAATGAAGAGGTGCGTTTTCCTTTCCGAATTCCATCAGGTTTTGATGAAATAATTCTATTCGATGCGAAATAA
- a CDS encoding murein hydrolase activator EnvC encodes MSAQAQSAKQKALEAKRLKFQQELKQLNSLLFSDKKKEKNVISLVEDLSYKVSVRRNLIKVTNDQANLLTREINANQNEISSLRDQLTILKKEYSEMVVKSYKSKSEQSRVMFLLSSDNFKQAYKRLQYIKQYTDYQKEQGDLIKAKTIKLQELNTDLLRQKKDKDQLVAENRIAKKELEKELKEQDKLMSSIRKSMSSYASKIKQKQQEIEAIDKEINRLIREAIAASNKKAGKSSSSKGFALTPEAKLIAKNFVSNKGQLPWPVEKGVVKVRYGKQRSPIDPTLTINSNGVRIATERSTRVRAVFNGEVLAVTGQKYSNPTVLIQHGNYITAYRNLSKVYVKKGDQISAKQEIGEVFTNNEGQTMLGFSIFKDSKPQNPASWIYKM; translated from the coding sequence ATGTCAGCGCAAGCACAAAGTGCCAAACAAAAAGCGTTAGAAGCTAAACGCTTAAAGTTTCAGCAGGAATTAAAACAGCTCAATTCGTTGCTGTTTTCAGACAAGAAAAAAGAGAAAAATGTGATTTCCTTAGTAGAAGATCTTAGCTATAAAGTTAGTGTTAGGCGCAATTTAATTAAAGTTACAAATGATCAAGCCAATTTATTGACCCGTGAAATTAATGCCAACCAAAATGAGATTTCAAGTTTGAGAGATCAGTTAACAATACTCAAAAAGGAATATTCTGAAATGGTGGTGAAGTCTTATAAAAGTAAGTCTGAGCAAAGTCGAGTGATGTTTTTATTATCCTCTGATAATTTCAAACAAGCCTATAAGCGACTCCAGTATATCAAACAATATACCGATTATCAAAAGGAACAAGGGGATTTAATAAAGGCTAAAACCATTAAGCTTCAAGAATTAAACACAGACCTACTCCGACAGAAAAAAGATAAGGATCAACTTGTTGCAGAAAATAGAATTGCTAAAAAGGAGCTCGAAAAAGAATTAAAAGAACAGGACAAACTCATGTCATCGATTAGAAAAAGCATGAGCTCTTATGCGTCTAAGATCAAGCAGAAACAACAGGAAATTGAAGCTATTGATAAAGAAATTAACCGACTCATTCGTGAAGCTATTGCGGCTTCAAACAAAAAAGCAGGGAAGTCCAGCTCATCTAAGGGTTTTGCATTAACACCTGAAGCCAAATTAATCGCAAAAAACTTTGTGTCTAACAAAGGTCAATTGCCTTGGCCTGTTGAGAAAGGCGTGGTAAAAGTACGCTATGGGAAACAACGCTCTCCTATTGACCCTACATTAACAATTAATAGTAATGGTGTTAGAATCGCTACAGAGCGCAGTACTAGAGTGCGTGCAGTTTTTAACGGCGAAGTACTAGCTGTTACTGGACAGAAATATTCTAATCCAACAGTTTTAATTCAACATGGTAATTATATCACTGCATACAGAAACCTATCTAAAGTCTATGTTAAAAAGGGAGATCAAATTTCAGCCAAGCAAGAAATAGGTGAAGTCTTCACCAATAATGAAGGACAAACAATGTTAGGCTTTAGTATTTTTAAAGACTCCAAACCTCAGAATCCTGCCAGTTGGATTTACAAAATGTGA
- a CDS encoding acyl-CoA thioesterase: MEPRTAFQSKSIMTDLVLPSETNPINNLFGGELLARMDRCASIAARRHSRRIVVTASVNHVAFNHSIPLGSVVTVEAKVSRAFTSSMEVFLDVWIEDRESGECIKANEAIYTFVAVDETGRPVKVPQLIPETKLEKERYEAALRRKQLSLVLAGKMKPSDATELKALFQD, translated from the coding sequence ATGGAACCGAGAACTGCATTTCAATCTAAATCCATCATGACCGATTTGGTCCTACCTAGTGAAACCAATCCTATTAATAATTTGTTTGGTGGCGAATTATTAGCACGTATGGATCGTTGTGCTAGTATTGCTGCGCGTCGTCATAGTCGGAGAATTGTGGTTACGGCTTCGGTAAATCATGTAGCATTTAATCATTCTATCCCATTAGGAAGTGTGGTTACAGTTGAAGCTAAAGTATCTCGGGCATTTACAAGTTCTATGGAGGTCTTCTTAGACGTATGGATTGAAGATCGTGAGTCTGGTGAATGTATTAAAGCTAATGAAGCTATTTACACTTTTGTTGCCGTTGATGAAACTGGTCGTCCGGTAAAAGTTCCTCAACTGATACCTGAAACCAAACTAGAAAAAGAGCGCTATGAGGCTGCACTTCGACGCAAGCAATTGAGTTTAGTATTGGCTGGGAAAATGAAGCCAAGTGATGCAACCGAATTAAAAGCATTATTTCAGGATTAA
- a CDS encoding SPOR domain-containing protein produces MQLETYISDLLYRYDCVIIPQFGAFLTHRVSARVHETTHSFYPPKKALSFNEQLQTNDGLLANYIAEVEKVPYLVAVEKIAKHVKSIKSYLVAGETIAFHNIGDLILNTEGNINFEPSHHINYLTDAFGLSQFTSSDISRELHKEQVEAIEDVIPLTITSEKRKNRPYLKYAAIAIIALTLGGFTASKFYVNQIETQNQLAQEAANQQLDIKVQEATFVIDNPLPAVTLSVEKPSGNYHIVAGAFRIEANSDKKVQQLRDQGYTALKIGKNRYGLHEVVYSSHTDRLEALKALRTIKRTHNREAWLLVKALD; encoded by the coding sequence ATGCAACTAGAGACTTACATCAGCGACTTACTATACAGATATGATTGTGTAATCATTCCGCAATTTGGAGCTTTTTTAACACATCGTGTATCGGCAAGAGTGCATGAGACTACCCATTCTTTTTATCCGCCTAAGAAAGCATTATCCTTTAACGAGCAGTTACAAACTAATGATGGTCTATTGGCTAATTATATTGCTGAAGTAGAAAAAGTCCCTTATCTCGTTGCTGTTGAGAAGATAGCAAAACATGTGAAGTCAATAAAATCATATCTGGTAGCGGGTGAAACCATAGCATTTCATAATATTGGTGATCTCATTTTAAATACTGAAGGTAACATCAACTTTGAGCCATCGCATCATATTAATTACTTAACAGATGCATTTGGACTATCTCAATTCACTTCTTCTGATATTTCTCGTGAGCTACACAAAGAACAGGTTGAAGCTATTGAAGATGTTATCCCTCTAACAATTACTTCAGAAAAGCGAAAAAATAGACCATATCTCAAATACGCTGCCATTGCAATTATTGCATTAACATTGGGCGGCTTTACAGCGTCCAAGTTCTACGTAAACCAGATTGAAACACAAAACCAATTAGCTCAAGAAGCAGCCAATCAACAATTGGATATTAAGGTTCAAGAAGCCACATTTGTGATCGATAATCCATTACCAGCGGTCACATTATCCGTAGAAAAACCATCAGGTAATTACCACATTGTTGCCGGTGCTTTTAGAATTGAAGCCAATTCCGATAAAAAAGTGCAACAACTTAGAGATCAAGGTTATACAGCGCTAAAGATTGGTAAAAACCGCTATGGACTTCATGAGGTAGTTTATTCTAGTCATACAGATAGACTTGAGGCCCTAAAAGCCTTGCGCACTATTAAGCGTACACACAATCGTGAAGCTTGGTTATTAGTCAAAGCATTAGATTAA
- the dprA gene encoding DNA-processing protein DprA — protein MTEQDLIYALALQHVPKIGDITAKKLISHCGSAKAVMNEKRNNLLKIDGIGGSTIKGLHSKEHLKAAEEELKFIKDNDITCLYFTQDDYPERLKHCIDSPIMLFQVGNIKLKQQHIISVVGTRKITTYGVTFCEKLIEQLKPFNPVIVSGFAYGTDITAHKSAIKHKLQTIGCLAHGLNQIYPKSHKKYIVDVEKHGGFLTDFWSTDVFDRNNFLKRNRIIAGMSEATIVIESAEKGGSLVTADIANSYNRDVFAVPSRVADQQSIGCNNLIKTQQAHLLSHPLDIPYLLNWKLEQPKPLVIQKELFVELTLEEKEIYTFLKDNDRQLLDVIALHCDIPIYKVASILLTMELKGITRPLPGKLFELV, from the coding sequence ATGACTGAGCAGGATTTAATTTATGCACTGGCGTTGCAGCACGTGCCTAAAATAGGGGATATTACCGCTAAAAAATTAATTAGTCATTGTGGTTCTGCAAAAGCCGTAATGAATGAAAAAAGAAATAATCTGCTAAAGATTGATGGCATAGGTGGCTCTACTATTAAAGGGCTTCATTCTAAAGAACATCTGAAGGCAGCTGAAGAGGAATTAAAATTCATCAAAGACAACGACATTACATGCTTATATTTCACTCAGGATGATTATCCTGAGCGTTTAAAGCATTGTATTGATAGTCCTATCATGCTATTTCAAGTTGGAAATATTAAGCTGAAACAGCAACACATTATAAGCGTAGTAGGGACACGCAAAATCACTACATATGGTGTGACTTTTTGTGAAAAATTAATAGAACAACTCAAACCATTTAACCCTGTTATCGTCTCTGGTTTTGCATATGGAACCGATATAACGGCACATAAATCGGCAATCAAACATAAGTTGCAAACCATTGGGTGTTTAGCACATGGTTTAAATCAAATTTATCCTAAATCACATAAAAAATATATTGTAGATGTTGAGAAACATGGCGGATTTCTAACTGACTTTTGGAGTACAGATGTCTTTGATCGAAATAATTTTTTAAAGCGTAACCGCATCATTGCAGGTATGAGTGAAGCGACCATAGTCATTGAGTCTGCGGAAAAAGGCGGTAGTCTTGTAACTGCAGATATCGCTAATTCTTATAATCGAGATGTGTTTGCAGTACCAAGTCGCGTTGCTGATCAGCAAAGTATAGGATGTAACAATTTAATTAAAACTCAACAGGCACATTTACTTTCTCATCCATTAGACATTCCTTATCTATTGAATTGGAAATTAGAACAACCAAAACCATTAGTGATTCAAAAGGAATTGTTTGTAGAGTTAACATTAGAGGAAAAAGAGATTTATACCTTTTTAAAAGACAATGATAGGCAATTGCTCGATGTGATTGCTCTGCATTGTGATATTCCTATTTATAAAGTTGCTAGTATTTTACTTACTATGGAGTTAAAAGGTATTACAAGACCACTGCCAGGTAAATTGTTTGAGTTGGTTTAG
- the trpS gene encoding tryptophan--tRNA ligase, producing the protein MARILTGIQSTGTPHLGNILGAIIPAIEMANDSKNDSYLFIADMHSLTQIKDAQTLRQNTYSTAATWLAFGLDITKTVFYRQSDVPQVTELSWYLSCFFPYQRLTLAHSFKDKADRLEDVNAGLFAYPMLMAADILLYDANIIPVGKDQLQHIEMTRDVASRFHAKMGDTFVLPEGKVQENTKLIPGTDGAKMSKSKSNIIDIFLPEKKLRKQIMSIETDSTPLEASKDWSICNCFAIYSLLASEIEISTMKANYEKGGYGYGHAKQALYELILAKYSKQRERYNHYMFNLNEVDDALAIGAAKAKTVANEVLKRVREKVGY; encoded by the coding sequence ATGGCAAGAATACTAACAGGAATACAAAGTACAGGAACTCCGCACTTGGGAAACATATTAGGTGCAATCATTCCTGCCATTGAAATGGCAAACGATTCAAAAAATGATTCGTATTTGTTCATCGCAGATATGCATTCATTGACACAAATTAAGGATGCTCAAACCCTGCGTCAAAACACTTATTCCACAGCGGCCACTTGGTTAGCTTTTGGATTAGATATTACTAAAACTGTGTTTTACAGACAAAGTGATGTGCCTCAAGTAACAGAACTATCATGGTATTTAAGTTGTTTCTTTCCATATCAACGATTAACCTTAGCGCATAGCTTTAAAGACAAAGCCGATCGTTTAGAGGATGTAAATGCTGGGTTATTTGCCTATCCAATGTTGATGGCAGCCGATATTTTATTGTATGATGCTAACATCATTCCTGTAGGAAAAGATCAATTACAGCATATCGAAATGACACGTGATGTTGCCTCTCGTTTTCATGCAAAAATGGGTGATACCTTCGTGTTACCTGAAGGAAAAGTACAAGAAAACACCAAGCTTATTCCGGGCACTGATGGCGCTAAAATGAGTAAGAGTAAAAGTAATATCATTGATATTTTCCTTCCTGAAAAAAAATTACGCAAACAAATCATGTCAATCGAAACCGATAGTACACCTCTTGAAGCCTCAAAAGACTGGTCTATTTGCAACTGTTTTGCGATTTATAGTTTGTTAGCATCCGAAATTGAGATTAGCACTATGAAAGCCAATTATGAAAAAGGCGGTTATGGTTATGGTCATGCCAAACAAGCTTTGTACGAGTTGATCTTAGCAAAGTACTCTAAACAACGTGAACGATATAATCATTACATGTTCAACCTAAACGAAGTTGATGATGCTCTAGCTATTGGCGCTGCTAAGGCGAAAACTGTAGCTAATGAGGTACTAAAACGTGTACGTGAAAAAGTAGGATACTAA
- a CDS encoding 1-acyl-sn-glycerol-3-phosphate acyltransferase, with translation MIVFKYIFWFLYRIWFYILVAIPIIVLFPILVVSILKESWYPFFFGIARLWARFILIGMGFNVKIEREQTPEPDKSYMFVANHTSMADIMLMLVTVKNPFVFVGKKELAKIPLFGFFYKRTSILVDRSSSKSRQAVFLRAQRRLRQGMSICIFPEGGVPEESIVLDQFKDGAFRMAINHLIPIVPITFADNKKRFSYTFFSGSPGKMRVKVHHFIDTENLKIEDTKRVNAETHTLLLKQLNTFQS, from the coding sequence ATGATAGTTTTTAAATACATCTTTTGGTTTTTATATCGCATTTGGTTCTATATTTTAGTGGCCATTCCTATTATTGTCTTATTTCCCATTTTGGTAGTTTCCATTTTAAAAGAATCATGGTATCCCTTCTTTTTTGGGATTGCACGATTATGGGCTCGTTTCATATTAATTGGGATGGGCTTTAATGTAAAAATAGAGCGTGAGCAAACTCCAGAGCCAGATAAGAGCTACATGTTTGTGGCAAATCATACCTCAATGGCTGATATCATGCTGATGTTGGTGACCGTTAAAAATCCATTTGTATTTGTAGGAAAGAAAGAGCTCGCAAAAATTCCATTATTTGGCTTCTTTTATAAACGCACCAGTATTTTGGTGGATAGAAGTAGCTCTAAGAGCAGACAAGCTGTATTTTTAAGAGCGCAACGTCGTCTTCGCCAAGGGATGAGTATTTGTATTTTTCCAGAAGGGGGTGTTCCAGAAGAAAGCATTGTGTTAGACCAGTTTAAAGATGGCGCTTTTAGAATGGCAATTAATCATCTTATTCCTATTGTTCCAATTACATTTGCAGATAATAAAAAACGATTTTCTTACACTTTTTTTAGTGGTAGTCCAGGTAAAATGCGCGTAAAAGTTCACCACTTTATTGATACTGAAAATTTAAAAATAGAGGACACAAAACGTGTAAATGCCGAAACACAT